TCCGGGGAGGCTGAACATCCCGTCCTGAGTCTAGAGCAGGCCATGCACCGGGCGGCCCGGGCCCATCCTGACCTGCAGGCCATGCGGGTGGAATCGGATGCGGCCAAGGCCAAGACCGGGCAGGCAGCCGCAGGCTTCTGGCCCCGGATAGAGGGTTCGCTGCGTTCCAGGAGCATAGATAAGGACCGGGCCGAGGCCTCCTTCGGCCTGGTCCCGGAGAACAGGACCTCGGGCCGGATCGCCTTGCGCCAGATGGTTTTCAACGATTCGGTGATCAGCACCTACCGGTCCAGCGGGCACAAGGCCAAACACAAGGAACTGCAGGCCGCCTCCGAGAGGCTGGACGTGATGCACGAGGCGGGGAAGCACTACTGGGCGGTGCTTCAGGCCCGGTCCATGACCCGGATTGAGAGGCAGAATCTTCAGCTGATCCAGGACAACCTGCACTGGGCCAAGGTCCGGCGCAGGGCCGGATATGCAGGGCCGGAAGAGGTCCTGCGCTGGAAGACGCGACAGACCAGGCAGCAGGAGCGGGTCCTGCAGGCCGAATCGGACCTGGAGAGGGCCTGGGTGGCTTTGAACCGGGCCATGGGGACGGATCAGGAAAGGCGCTGGGAGCTTACTGCTGATGCGGAGCGCGGGCTCGACTCCTCCGTCCTTCACCGCGGCCTGTCCGGTATCCTGGACTCCGGCGCGGATACGAACCGGGCGGCGGACTTTGCCCTGCGCGTGGCCGGGCAGAACGCTCCGGAGCTGTCCGGACTGGAAGAAGCCCTGCGGTCGGCACAGATACGGCTGGGAAGCAGGAAGCGCTCTCTATTTGTGCCCAAGGTCGGCATTTCCCTGGAGTTTGAACAGATATTCGACGAGGACCGTCCGGGGGTGGATTTTTCCGCCCCCGGACAGCCGGCTGGCTATCAGCCGATATATCAAGGACTGGCTACCGAGCTGGAGGCCATGAGCGACAACCGGGACCGGCAGGAATGGTCCGCGGCGGTCGAGCTCAGCCTCCCCCTGTTTGAAGGCGGTCGGCGGGTATACGAGATCCGGGAAGCACGGGCCGAAGTGAGCGGGTTGCACAGCCGGTACGCGGGTGTACGGCAGCTCATCGAGCAGCAGGTGCGCAGTGCAGTGCATGCCCTGTCCGCTTCCCTGCCCGGCATGCGCCTGAGCCGCAGAGCCAGCAGCCAGGCGGAGGAGCATCTGCACATCATCCAGGACAAGTACGCCCAAGGTCAGGTGTCCATTCTGGAGCTGCTGGACGCCCAGAACGAATGGCATGTGCAAGAGCAGCGGTTTGCCGCCTCCCGGTATGCCTACGCCCGGGACCTCCTGGATCTGCAGCGGGCCATGGCCTGGATGGAATGTACCAAGACAGATGAGCAAAAGAGCCGCTGGCTGCAGGGACTGCGCAGAGAAGTCGAGGCTGAGGATTGAGGCGGCATGGCCGCGGATGATGCCAAGACCCGGATGCCAAAAATGTATGCAATCGGTTCTTTGATGCAGCCTGTGAAACTTTGGCCCCTGCTTCAAACCGCAAACATATTGGTGTTTGTATGACCATTCCCGTCCGTCTATTCCCTCATCTCATCCTTGTGGTTTTGATATGCACCATGTCGGGCTGCAGCGGCCAGCCGGAATCCGAATCCTCCCCCCGTGCTTCCCGGCCCCGACCGGTGGCGGTCATGACCGTGGCTGAACCGGACGGTGGACAAAAGATCTCCTATTCCGGCCAGATCCAGGCCGGGGTGCAGACCGGGCTCAGCTTTGAGCAGCCGGGAACGATACGGGAGATTGGGGTCCAGAGGGGAGATCGGGTCCAGAGCGGAGAGGTCCTGGCCCGCCTGGATGCCGGGGACTACCGGCGGGCGGTTGCCGATCGCCGGGCCGGGCTGGAGGAGGTCCAAGCCAGGCTGGAGGAGGCCAGGTCCAGCTATGAGCGGGTCAAATCCCTGTTTGAGACCAGAAATGTCAGCCGCAGGGAGCTGGATCAGATCTGGGCGAGGCTCACGGCATTGGAGGCCAGAGAGGAGGCGGCCCGCAACGCCCTGGAGCAGGCCGAGCAGGACCTTGCGGATTGCGTGCTCCGCGCTCCCCTGGCCGGGAGGGTGGCCGAGGTTCCGGCGGAGATCCACCAGACTGTGCAGGCCGGACAGCCGGTGGTGATTGTCAACTCCGGGGATGCCGCCGAGGTCAGCATCAGTGTGCCCGAGGGGGTGATCTCTGAAATCGCAGCCGGAGATCGGGCCGAGGTGCGTCTCGATGCCCTGCCGGACAAGGTTTTCGCCGCCCGGGTGAGTGAGCTCGGGGTCCAGGCCGGGGCCCTGAGCGCCTATCCCGTGGTCCTGGTCCTGGAGGAAGACGATGAACGGATTCGGGCCGGGATGGCCGCCCAGGTTGCTTTGCAGGCCGAAGGCCGGAGGCAGAGGATCAGGGTTCCGGCTCAGGCCGTGGCCGGAGAGGCCGGAGGGTCCAGGTATGTCTGGGTGGTGGACCGCGGGAAAGGGACGGTGCACAAGCAGGAGGTTGGTATCGGGGCCCTGACCAAGCATGGTCTGGAGGTGCTGTCCGGCCTGGACGGCGGCGAAACCGTTGTCCTCCGCGGGGTCCATCATCTGCGGGAAGGGATGGAGGTCAGGGTAATGGATGCCGGCGGGGGATGGAGGCCATGAATCTGGCTGCTCTGTGCCTGAAGAATACCCGTACGGCCTGGGTCTTCTTTCTTCTCCTGGCTGCGGCCGGGGTATGGTCCTATTGGAGCATGCCCAGGCTGGAGGACCCGACCTTTACCATCCGCCGGGCCGTGGTCATTACCGCCTATCCGGGGGCTGCTCCGGAAAAGGTGGAGAACTTGGTCACGGATACCCTTGAAGACAGGATCAGGGAGATGGGGGAGGTGGAGACCATCACCTCCCAGTCCATGACCGGGCTCTCGGTCATCTATGTGGACGTCTACGAGCACTTAAGCGATATGCAGCCCATCTGGCAGCGGCTGCGGAACAAAGTCCGGGACACGATTCCAGCTCTCCCCCAGGGAGCTCGGCGGCCGATGGTCAACGACGAGTTCGGAGACGTGTTCGGCATTCTTCTCTGCCTGACCGGAGAGGGCTACGACAACCGGGAGCTGGAGGACCTGGCCGAAGAGGTCAGGGACGAGCTGCTTGCAGTTCCGGATGTGGCCAAGGTCC
This genomic interval from Desulfovermiculus halophilus DSM 18834 contains the following:
- a CDS encoding efflux RND transporter periplasmic adaptor subunit — protein: MTIPVRLFPHLILVVLICTMSGCSGQPESESSPRASRPRPVAVMTVAEPDGGQKISYSGQIQAGVQTGLSFEQPGTIREIGVQRGDRVQSGEVLARLDAGDYRRAVADRRAGLEEVQARLEEARSSYERVKSLFETRNVSRRELDQIWARLTALEAREEAARNALEQAEQDLADCVLRAPLAGRVAEVPAEIHQTVQAGQPVVIVNSGDAAEVSISVPEGVISEIAAGDRAEVRLDALPDKVFAARVSELGVQAGALSAYPVVLVLEEDDERIRAGMAAQVALQAEGRRQRIRVPAQAVAGEAGGSRYVWVVDRGKGTVHKQEVGIGALTKHGLEVLSGLDGGETVVLRGVHHLREGMEVRVMDAGGGWRP